A genome region from Lactobacillus sp. ESL0791 includes the following:
- a CDS encoding aspartate-semialdehyde dehydrogenase encodes MNGYNVAILGATGAVGGRLISQLAQSDIPVKNLRLLASKRSAGKTLKFKDQELTVEETTPNSFKNVDLVLASAGGSVSQKFLPIAVKNGAVCVDNTSAFRMDPEVPLVIPEVNRQALKKHHGIIANPNCSTIQMVLALEPIRQAYGLKQIIVSTYQAVSGAGQAAWNELLHQAQQRLNNEPMTAEITPVKGEAHHYPLAFNLLPQIDVFEPDGYTHEEWKMIHETKKIMLDDMDSPEIKVTATCVRVPVELGHGESVYFTVDDKTAKPSDLRRVLEGFPGIVVQDDPDEQLYPQPLTAAGKRETFVGRLRADAENPGAFNMWVVSDNLLKGAAWNTVEIAECLVKDGLI; translated from the coding sequence ATGAATGGTTATAATGTTGCGATTCTAGGAGCGACCGGCGCAGTGGGCGGCAGGCTCATCAGTCAATTGGCCCAATCAGACATTCCCGTAAAAAATCTGCGACTACTGGCTTCAAAACGATCGGCCGGAAAAACATTGAAATTCAAGGATCAGGAGCTGACGGTTGAAGAAACGACCCCCAATTCATTCAAGAATGTTGATCTAGTGTTGGCCTCTGCCGGCGGCAGTGTCTCACAAAAATTTCTGCCAATTGCTGTTAAAAACGGGGCGGTCTGCGTTGATAACACTAGCGCTTTCCGCATGGATCCCGAAGTGCCATTGGTCATTCCTGAAGTTAACCGCCAGGCACTAAAAAAGCATCACGGCATCATTGCCAATCCTAATTGTTCAACTATTCAAATGGTATTGGCATTGGAACCGATCCGGCAGGCTTATGGCTTAAAACAGATAATCGTTTCAACTTACCAAGCTGTTTCCGGAGCGGGCCAGGCAGCGTGGAATGAACTGCTGCACCAGGCGCAGCAGCGCTTAAATAATGAACCAATGACTGCCGAAATCACCCCGGTCAAAGGTGAGGCACACCACTATCCTTTGGCATTTAATTTATTACCGCAAATTGATGTGTTTGAACCAGATGGTTATACTCATGAAGAATGGAAAATGATTCACGAAACCAAGAAAATCATGTTGGATGATATGGACAGCCCAGAAATCAAGGTCACTGCCACCTGTGTGCGGGTACCCGTTGAACTGGGTCACGGCGAATCTGTTTACTTCACGGTTGACGACAAGACGGCCAAGCCAAGCGACTTGCGCCGCGTTTTAGAAGGTTTCCCAGGAATTGTCGTTCAGGATGATCCCGACGAGCAGCTTTATCCGCAGCCGTTAACTGCTGCTGGCAAGCGGGAAACTTTTGTTGGCCGCCTGCGTGCTGACGCGGAAAATCCGGGCGCCTTTAATATGTGGGTTGTTTCCGACAATCTGCTAAAAGGTGCAGCCTGGAACACGGTCGAAATCGCGGAATGTTTGGTCAAGGACGGATTGATTTAA
- a CDS encoding aminotransferase class I/II-fold pyridoxal phosphate-dependent enzyme encodes MPELAIDLEEIQSRLLAGTEPSGIRKFDQEISDIPGIIKLTLGEPDLNTPEHVKQAAIASIANNESHYGKPTGNPKLRAAISAFLKRKQNLDYDPDSEIIVTVGATEALAATFFSLFNPGDEVLVPAPSYALYFSLLDLLGAKTVVLDTSGSDFLLQPEDLKRALAEHPQAKGIILNYPNNPTGREYPAKLLKELAAILKQHQLYVIADEIYCELVYGMEHYSIARDIPERTILINGLSKSHAMTGYRVGYIAAPQAIAKSFAKIHGLLVTTSPNATQAAATEALSVKGDQDPKESVKIYRKRQELMSTGLTDLGFKVIPPEGAFYLFAKIPQQYHDDDMEFARQLAHKALVGCVPGSVFGNGGEGYIRFSYAASPENIQLALSRIKNFLNK; translated from the coding sequence ATGCCAGAATTAGCAATAGATTTAGAAGAAATACAAAGCCGGCTATTAGCCGGAACAGAACCATCAGGTATCCGTAAGTTTGACCAAGAAATTTCCGATATTCCGGGAATCATTAAACTAACCTTGGGCGAACCGGATTTAAATACACCGGAACATGTCAAACAGGCGGCAATTGCCAGCATTGCCAACAACGAATCGCATTACGGCAAACCTACCGGCAATCCCAAACTGCGGGCAGCAATCAGCGCTTTTTTAAAACGGAAACAAAACCTGGATTATGACCCTGATTCAGAAATTATCGTTACGGTTGGGGCAACGGAAGCCTTGGCAGCAACCTTTTTCTCCCTCTTTAATCCAGGCGATGAGGTCTTAGTGCCAGCACCGTCATATGCCCTATACTTTTCCCTGTTAGATTTATTGGGAGCAAAAACGGTGGTGCTTGATACCTCTGGCAGCGATTTCTTGCTGCAGCCGGAAGACCTGAAGCGGGCCTTGGCAGAACATCCCCAGGCAAAAGGCATCATCTTAAATTACCCGAACAATCCTACCGGCCGGGAATATCCGGCTAAGCTGCTCAAAGAATTGGCTGCCATTCTCAAGCAGCACCAACTCTATGTAATTGCGGACGAAATTTACTGCGAGCTAGTCTACGGAATGGAACACTATTCTATTGCCCGAGACATTCCGGAACGAACAATTTTAATTAACGGCTTGTCCAAGTCGCACGCAATGACCGGCTATCGTGTGGGCTACATTGCAGCACCGCAGGCAATTGCGAAATCATTTGCTAAAATTCACGGCTTGCTGGTAACGACTTCACCTAATGCAACCCAGGCAGCCGCAACCGAAGCATTGTCAGTTAAGGGCGATCAGGATCCTAAAGAGTCAGTCAAAATTTACCGCAAGCGGCAGGAACTAATGAGTACGGGTCTAACTGACTTAGGTTTCAAGGTCATCCCTCCAGAAGGCGCATTTTATCTTTTTGCTAAAATTCCGCAGCAATATCATGATGATGACATGGAATTCGCCAGACAACTGGCACACAAAGCACTTGTCGGCTGCGTGCCCGGCAGTGTTTTCGGCAACGGCGGCGAAGGTTATATCCGCTTTTCTTATGCAGCCAGTCCAGAAAATATTCAACTGGCATTAAGCCGCATCAAGAATTTTTTAAATAAATAA
- the dapB gene encoding 4-hydroxy-tetrahydrodipicolinate reductase: MIKVLVAGFNGAMGKQAVELVQSMPGYQVTAVFAPKLASTKPSDYHLNQDVKIFQTLAAISGQYDVWIDFTVPSAVYENTKFALEHKIRPVIGTSGLTDDQVAELTALAKQNKVGGLIAPNFGLSAVLLMKFAQIAAAYFPDAEVIEMHHADKQDAPSGTALKTAQVIAQSRDPKVKANFNDNAARGKDCYGVPVHSVRLPGYIAHEQVLFGGDGEALTIRQDSFDRHSFMHGVELALKNVMQLTGLVIGLENIL; encoded by the coding sequence ATGATTAAGGTTTTAGTTGCCGGTTTTAATGGTGCCATGGGTAAGCAGGCAGTCGAATTAGTGCAGTCAATGCCCGGTTACCAAGTAACTGCTGTCTTTGCTCCCAAACTGGCAAGCACCAAGCCAAGTGATTATCACTTAAACCAAGACGTTAAAATTTTTCAAACTCTAGCGGCCATTAGCGGCCAATATGATGTTTGGATTGACTTTACGGTGCCAAGTGCGGTTTATGAAAATACCAAGTTTGCCCTTGAACATAAAATTCGCCCCGTGATTGGGACCTCGGGCCTAACCGATGATCAGGTAGCAGAATTGACTGCCCTGGCTAAGCAAAACAAGGTCGGCGGGCTCATTGCCCCTAACTTCGGGCTATCTGCAGTTTTATTAATGAAATTTGCCCAAATCGCGGCGGCCTACTTTCCCGATGCCGAAGTTATTGAGATGCACCACGCAGATAAACAGGATGCACCTTCGGGAACCGCACTCAAAACTGCACAAGTAATTGCCCAAAGCCGTGATCCCAAGGTCAAGGCCAATTTTAACGATAACGCTGCCCGCGGCAAAGACTGCTACGGCGTTCCCGTCCACTCTGTGCGTCTGCCCGGCTATATCGCCCACGAACAGGTGCTGTTTGGCGGCGACGGCGAGGCTTTAACCATCAGGCAAGATTCATTTGACCGCCATTCCTTTATGCACGGAGTTGAACTTGCGTTAAAAAATGTTATGCAACTAACGGGATTAGTCATTGGCTTAGAAAATATCCTTTAG
- the dapA gene encoding 4-hydroxy-tetrahydrodipicolinate synthase produces the protein MLLQDAEILTAIITPFNEDGTINYAGLSELVNHLIDHSSQGFIVGGTTGEVATLTNDEKVALYQKFVEIVDGRVPIVAGTGSNNTQATIDLSRRVNQIDGITALLVVVPYYNKPNQRGMLAHYTAVADNSALPIIIYNIPGRTGVTMANETILELAKNPKIIGVKQCTTIEDLEYLVEHAPKGFLVYSGEDDQSLAAKAIGAQGIISVASHVYGDQMRQMYDALEAGNVAEAGAWQRKLTPKMDALFMFPSPSGVKALLNAQGFHTGGCRLPIVDLTAKEEQQLAHRLGMPHDDLHQPIVLELGESND, from the coding sequence ATGTTATTACAAGACGCCGAAATTTTAACGGCAATCATTACCCCTTTTAATGAAGACGGAACAATTAATTATGCTGGTTTATCCGAGCTGGTCAACCACCTGATTGACCACAGCAGCCAGGGCTTTATCGTTGGCGGAACAACCGGTGAAGTTGCGACCTTGACCAACGATGAAAAAGTGGCCCTTTACCAAAAATTTGTCGAGATCGTTGACGGACGCGTTCCGATCGTGGCAGGAACCGGCTCAAACAATACCCAGGCAACAATTGATCTAAGCAGGCGGGTCAATCAGATTGACGGAATCACCGCACTGCTGGTGGTTGTTCCTTACTATAACAAACCTAATCAGCGCGGGATGCTGGCTCATTACACGGCAGTTGCTGATAATTCGGCGCTGCCAATCATCATTTATAATATTCCCGGCCGCACTGGTGTAACTATGGCTAACGAGACGATTTTAGAATTAGCTAAAAATCCGAAAATTATCGGCGTTAAGCAGTGTACGACAATTGAAGACCTGGAATATTTGGTTGAACATGCACCTAAAGGTTTCTTAGTTTACAGCGGCGAAGATGATCAATCGTTAGCCGCCAAGGCAATCGGGGCGCAGGGAATTATTTCGGTTGCTTCACATGTTTACGGCGACCAGATGCGGCAGATGTATGACGCTCTCGAGGCAGGAAATGTTGCCGAAGCAGGCGCATGGCAGCGCAAGTTGACCCCTAAGATGGATGCCTTGTTCATGTTCCCGTCCCCATCTGGAGTTAAAGCACTGTTAAATGCGCAAGGCTTCCATACAGGCGGCTGCCGCCTACCGATTGTTGACCTAACTGCCAAAGAAGAACAGCAATTAGCACATCGACTGGGGATGCCGCACGACGACTTACACCAGCCAATAGTTTTAGAATTAGGAGAAAGCAATGATTAA
- a CDS encoding N-acetyldiaminopimelate deacetylase, which translates to MTQLTEKDLIQIRRKLHQIPELALKEKQTQKLLLTAIQDMPQDYLTVKTFPELPTAIMVHVEGKQPQKTIGYRADIDGLPITEDTGLPYSSTHPGVMHACGHDLHMTVAVGALSYFAANQPRDNLVFFFQPAEESESGAKLAYDKQLFSKEFAVDEIYALHDTPELDTGTIGTRLGTLFAGTTEIDVDFYGQDGHAAYPQNANDMIVAAGQFIGQVQTIISRSIDPLKAGVITLGKIRAGSVRNAIAGYAHIEGTIRGLTQTVIEQIKQRLDEVAQGIATSYQAQVKIKFNQGGYFPVENDQHLTKKLISFLKKQPEITYVETAPAMTGEDFGYLLSKIPGAMFWLGVGKHGALHSATFAPDEAAIMPGMNTVISFLKTRMQD; encoded by the coding sequence ATGACCCAGCTTACAGAAAAAGATCTGATTCAGATTCGGCGCAAATTACACCAAATTCCGGAACTGGCTCTGAAAGAAAAGCAAACGCAAAAATTATTGTTGACCGCAATCCAGGACATGCCGCAAGACTATCTGACAGTTAAGACCTTTCCTGAACTGCCAACCGCAATTATGGTTCACGTAGAGGGAAAGCAGCCGCAAAAAACCATTGGCTACCGGGCAGATATTGACGGACTGCCAATCACGGAAGACACCGGGCTTCCCTATTCGTCAACTCATCCCGGTGTCATGCATGCATGCGGGCATGACCTGCACATGACGGTTGCAGTTGGGGCTTTGAGCTACTTTGCAGCCAACCAGCCCCGTGATAACCTTGTATTCTTTTTTCAACCGGCCGAAGAAAGCGAAAGCGGTGCAAAACTGGCATACGACAAGCAGCTTTTTAGCAAAGAATTTGCCGTAGACGAAATCTATGCCCTGCACGACACGCCCGAGCTTGACACCGGCACAATTGGCACTAGACTGGGCACACTCTTTGCTGGGACAACCGAAATCGACGTTGATTTTTACGGACAGGATGGTCATGCAGCCTATCCCCAAAATGCTAATGACATGATCGTGGCCGCGGGCCAATTCATCGGCCAGGTGCAAACCATTATTTCCCGCAGCATTGATCCGCTCAAGGCCGGGGTAATTACCCTCGGCAAGATCCGGGCTGGCAGCGTGCGCAACGCGATTGCCGGTTATGCGCACATCGAAGGAACCATCCGCGGATTAACCCAGACAGTCATTGAACAGATCAAACAACGCTTGGATGAAGTAGCCCAGGGAATCGCCACCAGCTACCAGGCCCAAGTTAAGATCAAGTTTAATCAGGGAGGTTACTTTCCCGTTGAAAATGATCAGCACTTAACTAAAAAACTGATCTCTTTCTTAAAAAAGCAGCCGGAAATTACTTATGTTGAAACCGCACCAGCCATGACCGGAGAAGACTTCGGCTATCTGTTAAGCAAAATTCCCGGTGCCATGTTTTGGCTGGGTGTCGGCAAACACGGTGCACTTCATTCGGCAACTTTTGCCCCAGACGAGGCAGCAATCATGCCCGGAATGAATACCGTGATCAGTTTTTTAAAGACAAGAATGCAAGATTGA
- the dapD gene encoding 2,3,4,5-tetrahydropyridine-2,6-dicarboxylate N-acetyltransferase yields the protein MGQNAQEIIDFIGNASKKTPVKVYLKGDLQNLSVPDSIQAFLDERVGILFGDWHEVEPFLKSNADLISAYHIENEARNSAVPLLDFKKINARIEPGAIIRDQVKIGTQAVIMMGAVINIGAEIGANSMIDMGAVVGGRAIVGQNVHLGANAVLAGVIEPASAKPVTIGDNVLIGANAVVLEGVQVGNNAVIGAGAVVTEDVAPNTVVAGVPAKVIKQVDAETKSKTGLESKLRKL from the coding sequence ATGGGACAAAATGCACAGGAAATTATTGATTTTATCGGCAATGCAAGCAAAAAAACACCCGTTAAGGTTTACCTCAAGGGGGATTTACAGAATCTATCCGTTCCCGACAGCATTCAGGCCTTTTTAGACGAGCGGGTCGGAATCTTATTTGGGGATTGGCATGAAGTTGAACCCTTTTTGAAAAGCAATGCAGACTTGATCAGTGCTTATCACATCGAAAATGAAGCCCGCAATTCGGCGGTTCCTCTGCTTGATTTTAAAAAAATCAATGCCCGGATTGAACCCGGTGCCATCATCCGCGACCAGGTAAAAATCGGAACCCAGGCCGTGATCATGATGGGCGCAGTCATCAATATTGGCGCTGAAATTGGTGCTAATTCAATGATCGATATGGGCGCCGTCGTCGGCGGCAGAGCCATTGTCGGGCAAAATGTTCACCTTGGCGCCAACGCTGTTTTAGCTGGCGTGATTGAACCGGCTTCTGCTAAGCCCGTTACCATTGGCGATAACGTCCTAATTGGGGCCAACGCCGTTGTGCTTGAAGGTGTTCAGGTTGGTAACAATGCCGTGATCGGGGCCGGAGCCGTCGTCACTGAAGATGTGGCTCCTAATACCGTCGTCGCGGGTGTGCCGGCCAAGGTTATCAAGCAGGTGGATGCTGAAACAAAAAGCAAGACCGGCCTAGAGTCTAAGCTGCGGAAATTGTGA
- the lysA gene encoding diaminopimelate decarboxylase, which yields MVKVNSQGHLTIGGCDALTLAKEFGTPLYVYDVGQIRKQFRQLHRAFAQTGLKYAISYASKAFSVKAIDQVVAQEHGHLDVVSAGELMTAVAAGFPMKNISFHGNNKTPAELELALKQHVGTIIIDNFYELELLAQLLDNKNTRVNVMLRLAPGISAHTHEYIQTGQVDSKFGFDLASGQAEKALQLVLANPHLNLLGYHAHIGSQIMAVDGFTALVKKMVQLANTWYEKYGYQPQVLNFGGGFGIKYTAEDKPLEPAAFVSSMAKTLKDEIANTSLKLPAVWIEPGRSIVGEAGYSLYTIGARKEIPGVRTYLSVDGGMGDNIRPALYQAQYRAVLANNPLGKIHETVTIAGRYCESGDILIEKQELPVNAPGDILAVLATGAYGYSMASNYNRVGRPAVVFAEDGQAKLVVKRENSSDLTRLDLDYE from the coding sequence TTGGTCAAAGTAAATTCACAGGGACACTTAACAATCGGCGGCTGCGATGCGCTTACCCTAGCAAAAGAATTTGGGACACCGCTATATGTATACGATGTCGGCCAAATTCGCAAACAATTTCGGCAGCTGCATCGCGCTTTTGCCCAAACCGGGTTAAAATATGCCATCAGCTATGCCAGTAAAGCCTTCTCCGTCAAGGCAATCGATCAGGTTGTCGCCCAAGAACACGGTCACCTTGATGTTGTTTCCGCCGGTGAATTAATGACCGCGGTAGCGGCTGGCTTCCCGATGAAAAATATCAGCTTTCACGGCAACAACAAAACCCCCGCGGAACTGGAATTGGCACTTAAGCAGCACGTGGGGACTATTATCATCGATAATTTTTATGAATTAGAATTACTTGCCCAATTGCTGGACAATAAAAACACGCGAGTAAATGTCATGCTGCGGCTAGCCCCCGGCATCTCGGCTCATACCCATGAATACATCCAAACCGGACAGGTGGACAGCAAATTTGGCTTTGACCTTGCCTCCGGTCAAGCGGAAAAAGCCCTGCAACTGGTTCTGGCTAATCCACATCTTAATTTGCTTGGCTACCACGCACACATCGGTTCACAGATCATGGCAGTGGACGGCTTCACCGCACTGGTCAAAAAAATGGTCCAGCTAGCCAATACCTGGTACGAAAAATACGGCTACCAGCCACAAGTTTTAAACTTCGGCGGCGGCTTCGGCATCAAGTACACTGCGGAAGACAAGCCGCTTGAACCCGCAGCTTTCGTTTCCAGCATGGCGAAAACCTTAAAAGACGAAATTGCCAATACTTCGTTGAAACTGCCGGCAGTCTGGATTGAACCCGGACGGTCAATTGTCGGCGAAGCCGGCTACAGCCTCTACACGATTGGAGCACGCAAAGAAATTCCTGGTGTACGCACTTACTTGAGTGTCGATGGCGGAATGGGCGACAATATCCGCCCCGCGCTCTACCAGGCGCAGTACCGGGCTGTTTTAGCCAACAATCCCTTGGGCAAGATCCATGAAACGGTAACTATTGCCGGCCGTTATTGCGAATCGGGCGATATTTTAATAGAAAAACAGGAACTGCCGGTCAATGCCCCGGGCGATATCTTAGCCGTCCTGGCGACTGGAGCTTACGGTTATTCAATGGCCTCCAATTATAACCGGGTGGGCCGACCGGCCGTGGTTTTTGCCGAAGATGGTCAAGCCAAATTGGTAGTCAAACGAGAAAACAGCAGCGATTTAACTAGGTTAGACCTAGATTATGAATAA
- a CDS encoding aspartate kinase: protein MKVVKFGGSSLADGPHFEKIIDIIQADPARQIIVTSAPGKRSASDNKVTDLLITYAKMVLQKQDVAEIRQQIWWRYQAIADYFSVGAEELAPLKQVLWQLAENEYPDAEYLLAAFKAHGEILNAKLLSLVLQKLGVKAHFASCGELGIRVTPVPSDAAVLDDTYRNLANYQLPEGCLVVPGFYGLTAAGQIATFSRGGSDITGAILARGFKADVYENFTDVDAIYAVDPRIVAHPQPIAKMTYREMRELSYAGFSVFHDEAILPAIAANIPINVKNTNNPQLAGTMIVSAKGFHADHLITGVASDNHFSALYIHKYLLNKEVGFTLKLLEIFYKYHISYEHMPSGIDDLTIIFDKRQFTPEIKQKMCQDIREALQPDDLAWIDDYAIIMVVGEGMRNKVGVTKRIIDALAQKNIGLHMINQGASRISIMLGMKRADAPEAVKQIYQNFFKRRETVNG, encoded by the coding sequence ATGAAAGTAGTTAAGTTTGGTGGCAGCTCGCTGGCGGATGGGCCGCATTTTGAAAAAATAATTGATATTATTCAGGCTGATCCCGCCAGGCAGATAATTGTGACATCGGCACCGGGCAAAAGGTCTGCTTCCGACAATAAAGTGACCGATCTGTTAATTACATATGCGAAAATGGTTCTGCAAAAACAGGATGTGGCAGAAATCCGCCAGCAGATTTGGTGGCGTTATCAAGCAATTGCTGATTATTTTTCTGTTGGTGCAGAGGAACTGGCACCGTTAAAACAGGTTTTATGGCAATTGGCGGAAAATGAATATCCTGATGCGGAATATTTACTGGCTGCTTTTAAGGCGCACGGCGAGATTTTGAATGCAAAACTGTTGAGTCTGGTTTTACAAAAATTAGGGGTGAAGGCACATTTTGCCAGCTGCGGTGAACTAGGGATTAGAGTCACGCCTGTTCCCAGTGATGCGGCAGTCTTAGACGATACCTACCGCAATTTGGCAAATTATCAGCTGCCAGAAGGCTGTCTGGTTGTTCCCGGTTTTTACGGTCTTACGGCTGCCGGGCAGATTGCAACTTTTTCTCGGGGCGGCTCTGATATCACGGGAGCGATTTTGGCCCGCGGGTTCAAGGCAGACGTTTACGAAAACTTTACCGATGTTGATGCGATTTATGCGGTTGATCCCAGAATCGTGGCTCATCCGCAGCCGATTGCCAAGATGACATACCGGGAGATGCGGGAATTGTCTTATGCGGGCTTCTCCGTTTTCCATGATGAGGCCATTCTACCGGCGATTGCTGCCAATATTCCCATTAACGTCAAAAACACCAATAATCCCCAGCTTGCGGGTACAATGATTGTTTCCGCCAAGGGCTTTCACGCCGATCACTTGATTACGGGTGTCGCCAGTGATAATCATTTTTCAGCGCTATATATTCACAAATATTTACTGAACAAAGAGGTTGGTTTTACATTAAAACTGTTAGAGATTTTTTATAAATACCATATTTCCTATGAACATATGCCTTCCGGAATTGATGACTTGACCATTATTTTTGATAAGCGGCAATTTACCCCGGAAATTAAGCAGAAGATGTGTCAAGATATCCGTGAGGCACTTCAGCCAGACGATTTGGCCTGGATTGATGATTATGCCATTATCATGGTTGTTGGTGAGGGGATGCGCAACAAGGTGGGCGTAACCAAGCGGATTATTGATGCCTTGGCGCAAAAAAATATTGGCCTGCACATGATTAATCAGGGTGCTTCCAGAATTTCAATTATGCTTGGGATGAAACGGGCAGATGCGCCGGAAGCAGTAAAGCAGATTTATCAAAATTTTTTTAAAAGGAGAGAAACAGTCAATGGTTAA